A section of the Pseudomonas lini genome encodes:
- a CDS encoding DNA topoisomerase IB: MPDTALPDVLPPDLHYVDDSQPGITRKLLRGKFCYFDPAGQRITDPDEIKRINALAVPPAYTDVWICPDPCGHLQATGRDARGRKQYRYHPRWREVRDADKYSRLRDFGQTLPKLRKQLETLLAAPGFSRDKVMATVITLLDATLIRVGNTRYARDNRSYGLTTLRNRHVEVNGSAILFQFRGKSGIEHQITVKDRRLARIIKRCLEIPGQNLFQYLDENGERHTISSSDVNAYLQTLTGADFTAKDYRTWAGSALALAVLRELQWESEADAKRYVVEMVKNVARQLGNTPAVCRKCYIHPAVVDGFMQGALSELPRSRGRKRLRAEEVALAVLLDKLIETAETP; encoded by the coding sequence ATGCCAGATACCGCGTTGCCTGATGTTCTGCCGCCCGACCTGCATTACGTCGATGACAGCCAGCCCGGCATCACCCGCAAGCTCCTGCGCGGCAAGTTTTGCTACTTCGACCCGGCGGGTCAGCGCATTACCGATCCGGATGAAATCAAACGCATCAATGCTCTCGCGGTGCCGCCCGCCTACACCGATGTATGGATCTGCCCCGATCCGTGTGGCCATCTGCAAGCCACCGGTCGTGACGCTCGTGGCCGCAAGCAATACCGTTATCACCCGCGCTGGCGGGAAGTGCGCGATGCCGACAAATACTCGCGCTTGCGGGATTTCGGCCAGACCCTGCCGAAACTGCGCAAACAGCTGGAAACGCTGCTGGCCGCGCCCGGCTTCAGTCGCGACAAGGTCATGGCCACGGTGATTACCTTGCTCGATGCGACGCTGATCCGGGTCGGCAATACCCGATATGCCCGGGACAATCGCTCCTATGGCCTGACGACCCTGCGCAACCGTCACGTCGAGGTCAATGGCAGCGCGATTCTGTTCCAGTTTCGCGGCAAGAGCGGCATCGAGCACCAGATCACCGTCAAAGACCGGCGCCTGGCGCGAATTATCAAACGTTGCCTGGAAATCCCCGGGCAAAACCTCTTTCAGTATCTGGACGAAAACGGCGAGCGGCACACCATCAGTTCCTCCGACGTCAACGCCTATTTGCAGACGCTGACCGGTGCCGATTTCACCGCCAAGGACTATCGCACCTGGGCCGGCAGTGCACTGGCGTTGGCGGTGCTGCGCGAGTTGCAGTGGGAATCGGAAGCCGACGCAAAGCGGTATGTGGTGGAAATGGTCAAGAACGTCGCCCGACAGCTCGGCAACACCCCGGCGGTTTGCCGCAAGTGCTACATCCATCCGGCGGTCGTCGATGGTTTCATGCAGGGCGCATTATCCGAACTGCCGCGGTCGAGGGGACGTAAAAGGTTGAGGGCAGAAGAAGTCGCGCTGGCTGTGCTTCTGGACAAACTTATCGAGACGGCCGAAACACCGTGA
- the trpD gene encoding anthranilate phosphoribosyltransferase, whose translation MSAVQEAKKLPCSDYHQVIRQLVEERADLSRLETRQVVEAILNRQFSDLQIVATLVALSRKGETADEVAGAVDAILSRSTPLQTGFDNAVDIGGTGGDRAGTFNISTTAAFVVAAVGVPVVKHGNRSVTSRCGSSDMIAALGVDIERRSSAQQIRADLAAYNFAFVATSSFHRFAPRIGELRREIGVRSLFNLAGPLVHPAGVKRQLIGVARHSQLELLAHTLLRLGREEAFVVHGVDGLDEVSCIGETLIAHVRHGTVETFSVHPRDFGVAPCRMEDLAGGDPVRNAQLCTAIIEGERGPRSDAVVIAASALLVLSARADSFLEGASMARAAIDSGKAYQIFQGFLGQGL comes from the coding sequence GGTGGTCGAGGCCATTCTCAATCGCCAGTTCAGCGATCTGCAGATCGTTGCGACGCTGGTTGCGCTCAGTCGCAAAGGCGAGACGGCGGACGAGGTAGCGGGGGCGGTCGACGCCATTTTGAGCCGCAGTACACCGCTGCAGACCGGTTTCGACAACGCGGTCGATATCGGTGGAACCGGCGGTGATCGCGCGGGCACCTTCAATATTTCCACGACGGCGGCGTTTGTGGTGGCAGCGGTGGGGGTCCCGGTTGTGAAACATGGCAACCGCAGCGTTACCAGTCGTTGCGGCAGCAGTGACATGATTGCTGCGCTGGGTGTGGATATTGAGCGCCGCAGCAGTGCGCAGCAGATTCGGGCGGATCTCGCCGCGTACAACTTCGCTTTTGTGGCCACCTCCAGCTTCCACCGTTTTGCTCCGCGTATCGGTGAACTCAGGCGTGAGATCGGGGTGCGCAGCCTCTTCAACCTTGCTGGCCCCCTGGTTCATCCGGCGGGTGTCAAGCGTCAGCTGATAGGCGTTGCACGACACTCTCAGCTTGAGCTCTTGGCCCATACGCTGCTCAGGCTTGGCCGCGAAGAAGCCTTTGTGGTGCATGGAGTCGATGGGCTCGATGAGGTCAGTTGCATCGGCGAAACCCTGATCGCCCATGTTCGCCACGGCACTGTCGAGACGTTCAGCGTACACCCGCGCGACTTCGGCGTTGCGCCTTGTCGTATGGAGGACCTGGCTGGCGGTGACCCTGTTCGTAATGCACAGCTGTGCACCGCCATCATTGAAGGCGAGCGGGGGCCTCGCAGCGATGCAGTGGTCATCGCGGCGAGCGCGTTGTTGGTTTTGAGCGCCAGGGCTGACAGTTTTCTGGAAGGTGCAAGCATGGCCCGCGCGGCGATTGACAGCGGTAAGGCCTATCAGATTTTTCAAGGATTTTTGGGGCAGGGATTATGA
- a CDS encoding MFS transporter: MKPKIFPGWYVVFAAHLLLALIFGGAYSFGAFFSHIQSNFDVGRFSVASVFSLTAFIYYAVGVFSGSLADRISTRIVVCVGIILLALGFFLSSLASGSLQLFLVCFCSLVGLGVGLVYVPTVTAVQRWFVKNRSKASGIALAGTGVGTFVGPSAAGLLMQYFSWESTMQIFAVAILVVGLLVASLVRSNPQELGLSPDGLAPSSSSARHQVAPGGMRLAEAASTGRFWWYFGAIFFGSVGLFLALVHINPYARQFDISATQANLLIGLIGVGNVAGRLFLGSIGDRMGARRLLIVLTFALVLLNILWLGAHTFITLALFAICFGVANGGCISLYPSVAASWFGTANLGAILGALYISVGVAALIGGSVAGLLFDLYQNYAVSIMLGALCALLSVVFILIAGRQLPQVAVPAPSAGS; the protein is encoded by the coding sequence ATGAAACCCAAAATATTTCCAGGATGGTATGTGGTGTTCGCGGCGCATCTGCTGCTGGCACTTATCTTTGGCGGCGCCTATTCGTTCGGGGCGTTTTTTTCGCACATCCAGTCCAACTTCGATGTGGGGCGTTTTTCCGTGGCATCGGTGTTTTCACTGACGGCCTTCATATATTACGCAGTCGGGGTCTTCTCCGGTTCTCTGGCGGATCGCATCTCGACCCGGATCGTGGTCTGCGTTGGCATAATCTTGCTGGCGCTGGGGTTTTTCCTCAGCAGCCTTGCCTCCGGCTCGTTGCAGTTGTTCCTGGTGTGCTTCTGTTCCCTGGTCGGGTTGGGGGTCGGTCTGGTGTATGTGCCGACGGTGACAGCGGTCCAGCGCTGGTTCGTCAAAAACCGCAGCAAGGCTTCGGGCATTGCGCTGGCGGGAACCGGTGTCGGGACTTTTGTCGGGCCGTCGGCTGCAGGGCTGCTGATGCAGTATTTTTCCTGGGAGTCGACAATGCAGATCTTCGCCGTGGCCATTCTTGTTGTTGGCCTGCTGGTGGCGTCGCTGGTCAGGAGCAATCCGCAGGAGCTGGGCCTTTCGCCGGATGGCCTCGCCCCCTCGTCTTCGAGCGCCAGGCATCAAGTGGCACCTGGCGGCATGCGTCTGGCCGAAGCCGCGAGTACAGGGCGATTCTGGTGGTACTTTGGGGCGATTTTTTTTGGCTCGGTCGGGCTGTTTCTCGCGCTTGTGCACATCAACCCCTACGCTCGCCAGTTTGACATTTCCGCCACCCAGGCCAATTTGTTGATCGGGCTTATCGGCGTCGGCAACGTAGCCGGTCGGTTGTTCCTGGGAAGCATCGGTGACCGGATGGGGGCTCGTCGCCTTCTGATCGTTTTGACCTTCGCGCTAGTGCTGCTCAATATCCTGTGGCTTGGCGCCCATACATTCATCACGCTGGCGCTGTTCGCCATTTGTTTCGGCGTGGCCAATGGTGGCTGTATATCCCTCTACCCGTCGGTGGCTGCCAGTTGGTTCGGCACGGCGAACTTGGGGGCAATCCTGGGGGCCCTGTACATTTCGGTCGGGGTGGCCGCCCTGATCGGAGGGAGCGTCGCAGGGCTGCTGTTCGACCTTTATCAGAATTACGCGGTTTCGATCATGCTGGGTGCGCTCTGTGCGCTGCTGTCAGTGGTGTTCATCCTGATTGCCGGCCGCCAGTTGCCTCAGGTTGCTGTCCCGGCCCCCTCGGCTGGTTCCTGA
- a CDS encoding phosphoribosylanthranilate isomerase yields the protein MKTTVKICGITTLEDALAAVNAGADALGFVFSPSPRQVSAEVVRGIVDQLPPFISTVGVFVDEPLPIVLDAIKHSGISMVQLQGDESNEYCQQIDKPVIKGFRVAAEVDVDLINSYQVSAYLFDTYVEGRDGGTGQRFDWELLRRSRFSRPVIVAGGLNANNVRHLMEALNPDGVDVSSGVSATASTKDSVKMHAFVSAVEKADQGQGLEKIEFGKIDILREAFHDRPLVEVNGKQFLINSLTEQVPATPARLLRVAAQRVCEAADLSPGLKLVGEEDKGGVLLAAVSLLSGLPFGIARWYPSGLEGQVKVGFDCEYISGELYLNGVEPGDRVIIVDDLISTGGTLIGLIEAVRRAGAHVEQIICVAEKLDYAGVERVRNVTGLEVKTLVRVRVSGATSSVVDVAY from the coding sequence ATGAAAACAACCGTGAAGATTTGCGGCATCACCACGCTGGAGGATGCGTTGGCGGCAGTGAATGCCGGTGCCGATGCACTGGGGTTTGTCTTCTCGCCAAGCCCGCGTCAGGTCAGTGCAGAGGTGGTGCGCGGGATCGTCGACCAGTTGCCGCCATTTATCAGCACTGTCGGCGTGTTTGTCGATGAGCCGTTGCCCATCGTGCTGGACGCGATCAAGCACTCGGGCATTTCGATGGTCCAACTGCAGGGCGACGAGAGCAATGAATACTGCCAGCAGATTGATAAACCCGTGATCAAGGGCTTTCGCGTCGCCGCTGAAGTGGATGTTGACCTGATCAATAGCTACCAGGTGAGTGCCTACTTGTTCGACACCTACGTTGAGGGCCGGGACGGTGGTACGGGCCAGCGCTTTGACTGGGAACTGCTGCGGCGCAGTCGTTTTTCACGCCCGGTGATAGTTGCTGGTGGCTTGAATGCAAACAACGTTCGGCACCTGATGGAAGCGCTGAACCCTGATGGCGTGGATGTCAGCAGTGGCGTCTCGGCAACCGCCAGCACCAAGGACAGCGTCAAGATGCACGCCTTTGTCTCGGCGGTTGAAAAGGCCGACCAGGGGCAAGGTCTGGAAAAGATCGAATTCGGCAAGATCGATATCCTGCGCGAAGCGTTCCATGACCGGCCGCTGGTGGAGGTCAACGGCAAGCAGTTTCTGATCAATTCGTTGACCGAGCAGGTACCCGCGACGCCCGCGCGGTTGTTGCGTGTGGCGGCGCAACGGGTGTGCGAGGCCGCAGATCTTTCCCCAGGGTTGAAACTGGTGGGAGAGGAGGATAAGGGCGGTGTCCTGCTTGCTGCAGTTTCCTTGCTCAGCGGCCTGCCATTCGGCATCGCTCGCTGGTATCCGTCGGGGCTCGAAGGGCAGGTCAAGGTCGGCTTCGACTGTGAGTACATTTCTGGTGAGTTGTACTTGAACGGCGTCGAGCCCGGTGACCGAGTGATCATAGTTGATGATCTGATCAGCACCGGCGGTACGCTCATCGGGCTGATAGAGGCTGTACGTCGGGCTGGTGCCCATGTCGAGCAGATTATCTGCGTGGCCGAGAAGCTGGACTATGCCGGGGTCGAGCGGGTGCGCAACGTCACCGGCCTGGAGGTCAAGACCCTGGTTCGCGTGAGGGTGTCAGGGGCAACGTCCAGCGTGGTCGATGTTGCCTATTAA
- a CDS encoding NAD(P)H-dependent flavin oxidoreductase translates to MSQWPDTRILDLLGIELPIIQGPLAGATTSAMVIAVSNAGGLGSMPAAMLSIEQLREELKTIRQHTQRPFSVNFFCHQPPLPDEQRARDWKNLLEPYYRELGVDFDAPTPVSNRAPFDNAACEVLEEFRPEVVSFHFGLPEKSLLDRVKATGAKILSSATTVAEAVWLEQHGCDAIIAMGYEAGGHRGMFLSNDLSSQVGTFALVPQIVDAVNVPVIAAGGIGDARGVAAAFLLGASAVQVGTAYLFTPEAKVSASHQKALRTAKESETAVTNIFTGRPARGILNRVMRELGPMSAKAPAFPLAGGALMPLRAKAEAEFSSLWAGQAFTLGVEMTSAELTRRLADEALAKLTHR, encoded by the coding sequence ATGAGTCAATGGCCAGACACCCGCATTCTTGACCTGCTCGGGATCGAACTGCCGATCATCCAGGGCCCCTTGGCCGGCGCGACGACGTCGGCCATGGTGATTGCGGTGAGCAACGCTGGCGGCCTGGGCTCGATGCCCGCCGCGATGCTGAGCATCGAGCAGTTGCGCGAGGAGCTGAAAACGATTCGCCAACACACCCAACGCCCGTTCAGCGTCAATTTCTTCTGCCATCAACCGCCACTGCCCGATGAGCAACGCGCCCGGGACTGGAAGAATCTGCTGGAACCGTACTATCGAGAATTGGGAGTCGATTTCGACGCGCCGACGCCAGTGTCCAATCGCGCACCGTTTGATAATGCGGCCTGCGAAGTGCTCGAAGAGTTTCGTCCTGAAGTGGTGAGTTTTCACTTCGGCTTGCCAGAAAAGTCCCTGTTGGATCGGGTAAAAGCCACCGGGGCGAAAATTCTTTCCTCGGCGACTACGGTCGCAGAAGCCGTCTGGCTGGAACAGCATGGTTGCGACGCGATCATCGCCATGGGTTACGAGGCTGGCGGCCACCGGGGAATGTTCCTCAGTAATGACCTGAGCAGCCAGGTGGGGACCTTTGCCCTGGTGCCACAAATCGTTGATGCGGTGAACGTGCCGGTGATTGCGGCGGGCGGGATTGGCGATGCGCGCGGCGTCGCGGCGGCGTTTCTGCTGGGCGCCTCGGCGGTCCAGGTGGGTACGGCTTATTTGTTCACGCCTGAGGCCAAGGTCAGCGCGTCTCACCAAAAGGCGTTGCGCACGGCCAAGGAAAGCGAAACGGCGGTCACCAACATTTTCACCGGGCGCCCGGCACGCGGAATTCTCAATCGGGTGATGCGTGAGCTGGGGCCGATGAGCGCCAAAGCGCCGGCCTTCCCCTTGGCGGGCGGTGCGTTGATGCCATTGCGAGCGAAAGCAGAGGCGGAGTTCAGCAGCCTTTGGGCCGGTCAGGCGTTCACGCTGGGCGTTGAAATGACCTCGGCAGAGCTGACCCGGCGTTTGGCGGATGAGGCGTTGGCCAAGCTAACCCACCGCTAG
- the modB gene encoding molybdate ABC transporter permease subunit has protein sequence MTLSSADYSAIWLTLKLASLTTVILLVIGTPIALWLSRTRSWLRGPIGAIVALPLVLPPTVIGFYLLLALGPNGWIGQFTQSLGLGTLTFSFTGLVIGSVLYSMPFVVQPLQNAFSAIGARPLEVAATLRANPWDTFFSVIVPLARPGFITAAILGFAHTVGEFGVVLMIGGNIPDKTRVVSVQIYDHVEAMEYAQAHWLAGAMLVFSFVVLLALYSSRKTKAVWS, from the coding sequence ATGACGCTATCGAGTGCCGATTATTCCGCCATCTGGCTGACTCTCAAACTGGCGTCCCTGACGACCGTGATCCTGTTGGTTATCGGCACTCCGATTGCGTTATGGCTGTCGCGCACCCGCTCCTGGCTGCGCGGCCCGATCGGGGCGATCGTCGCCCTGCCCCTGGTGCTGCCGCCCACAGTGATCGGCTTTTATTTGTTGCTGGCGCTCGGCCCGAACGGCTGGATCGGTCAGTTCACCCAATCACTGGGCCTCGGCACCCTGACCTTTAGTTTTACGGGGCTGGTGATCGGCTCGGTGCTGTACTCGATGCCGTTCGTGGTCCAACCACTGCAAAATGCTTTTTCCGCCATCGGCGCTCGCCCACTGGAAGTGGCCGCCACCTTGCGCGCCAATCCCTGGGACACGTTCTTCAGCGTGATTGTGCCGCTGGCCCGCCCCGGTTTCATCACCGCGGCCATTCTCGGTTTCGCCCATACCGTCGGCGAGTTCGGCGTGGTGCTGATGATCGGCGGCAACATTCCCGACAAGACCCGCGTGGTCTCGGTGCAGATCTACGATCACGTCGAAGCCATGGAATACGCCCAGGCTCATTGGCTGGCCGGGGCGATGTTGGTGTTTTCGTTTGTGGTATTGCTGGCGCTCTACTCCAGCCGTAAAACCAAAGCGGTCTGGAGCTGA
- the modC gene encoding molybdenum ABC transporter ATP-binding protein: MIHTRLKLNYSGFSLDVNLQLPGRGVTALYGHSGSGKTTCLRCIAGLEQAEQGFIQVNDEVWQDSDKGIFVPPHKRALGYVFQEASLFPHLSVRANLEFGLRRIPRQQRRVDMTHATELLGIGHLLDRDPQNLSGGERQRIGIARALLTSPKLLLMDEPLAALDTQRKNEILPYLQRLHDELDIPVLYVSHSQDEVARLADHLVLLSNGKALASGAIGETLARLDLPLALGDDAGVVIEGHVSAYDADYQLLTLQLPNTDLSIRVAHSPMAEGQALRCKVQARDVSLSLQGVEQSSILNRLPITVISEIGADNAAHVLIRLNAGGTPLLARITRYSRDQLGVHPGQQLWAQIKAVAVLA; encoded by the coding sequence ATGATTCATACGCGCTTGAAACTGAATTATTCAGGATTCTCCCTGGATGTGAACCTGCAACTGCCCGGCCGTGGAGTGACAGCGCTTTACGGCCATTCCGGCTCGGGCAAAACCACCTGCCTGCGCTGCATCGCCGGTCTGGAACAGGCCGAGCAGGGTTTTATTCAAGTCAACGACGAAGTCTGGCAAGACAGCGACAAGGGGATTTTTGTCCCGCCGCATAAACGCGCTTTGGGTTACGTCTTCCAGGAAGCCAGCCTGTTTCCGCATTTGTCGGTGCGGGCCAATCTGGAGTTCGGCCTCAGGCGCATCCCTCGTCAACAGCGCCGGGTCGACATGACCCATGCCACCGAGTTGCTGGGGATCGGCCATTTGCTCGATCGTGATCCGCAGAACCTTTCTGGCGGTGAGCGCCAGCGGATCGGCATCGCTCGCGCCCTGCTCACCAGCCCGAAACTGTTGCTGATGGACGAGCCGCTGGCGGCGCTCGATACCCAGCGTAAAAACGAAATCCTGCCTTACCTGCAACGCCTGCACGATGAGTTGGACATTCCCGTGCTGTACGTCAGCCATTCTCAGGATGAAGTCGCGCGGCTCGCCGACCACCTCGTCCTGCTTAGCAATGGCAAAGCTTTAGCCAGCGGCGCGATCGGCGAAACCCTGGCGCGGCTCGATCTGCCGCTGGCGCTCGGTGACGACGCTGGCGTGGTGATCGAAGGGCACGTCAGCGCTTATGACGCCGACTACCAGTTGTTGACCTTGCAACTGCCCAACACGGACTTGAGCATTCGGGTCGCCCATTCGCCGATGGCTGAAGGCCAGGCGCTGCGCTGCAAGGTCCAGGCGCGGGATGTCAGCCTGAGTCTGCAAGGCGTCGAGCAAAGCAGCATCCTCAATCGCCTGCCGATCACGGTGATCAGTGAAATCGGCGCCGATAACGCCGCGCATGTACTGATTCGCCTCAACGCGGGCGGCACACCGCTACTGGCGCGAATCACCCGCTATTCCCGGGATCAACTGGGCGTACACCCCGGACAGCAGCTCTGGGCGCAGATCAAAGCGGTGGCGGTGCTGGCATAA
- the modA gene encoding molybdate ABC transporter substrate-binding protein yields MIIRASRFAPACLFTVFAFGSAQADEVQVAVAANFTAPIQAIAADFEKDTGHKLVTSVGATGQFYTQIKNGAPFEVFLSADDTTPKKLETEGDTVKGSRFTYAVGTLALWSAKDGYVDAKGKVLSDNLYQHLSIANPKAAPYGLAATQVLARQGLTDKVKAKIVEGQNITQAYQFVSTGNAELGFVALSQIYKDGKVTSGSAWIVPADLHDPIKQDAVILNKGKDNPAAKALVDYLKGPKAAAVIKSYGYQL; encoded by the coding sequence ATGATCATTCGTGCCTCACGCTTTGCCCCCGCGTGCCTGTTCACCGTGTTCGCTTTCGGCTCCGCCCAGGCGGATGAAGTCCAGGTCGCTGTTGCTGCCAACTTCACCGCGCCGATCCAGGCCATTGCAGCTGATTTCGAGAAAGACACCGGGCACAAACTGGTCACCTCCGTTGGTGCAACCGGCCAGTTCTACACCCAGATCAAGAATGGTGCGCCGTTCGAAGTGTTCCTCTCGGCAGACGACACCACCCCGAAAAAACTCGAAACCGAAGGCGACACTGTCAAAGGCTCGCGCTTCACCTACGCCGTGGGCACCCTGGCGCTGTGGTCGGCCAAGGACGGTTACGTCGACGCCAAGGGCAAGGTGTTGAGCGACAATCTGTATCAACACTTGTCCATCGCCAACCCGAAAGCTGCCCCGTATGGCCTGGCCGCCACTCAGGTGCTCGCCAGGCAGGGTCTGACCGACAAAGTCAAAGCCAAGATCGTCGAAGGTCAGAACATCACCCAGGCCTATCAGTTCGTGTCCACAGGCAACGCCGAACTCGGGTTTGTGGCCTTGTCGCAGATCTACAAAGACGGCAAAGTCACCAGCGGTTCGGCCTGGATCGTCCCGGCCGATCTGCATGACCCGATCAAACAAGACGCGGTGATCCTCAATAAGGGCAAGGACAACCCGGCCGCCAAGGCGCTGGTTGACTACCTCAAAGGTCCGAAAGCCGCCGCTGTCATCAAATCCTACGGTTACCAACTCTAA
- a CDS encoding UbiD family decarboxylase domain-containing protein, whose translation MTDNVEIRDLRSALGVLERQGQALEYIDTPIDPNLDLLSDYLGAYRTAANSVMSAEQPLRLYRKPLTGVFPVLLGVLGSRANSRIFLDPQGRQGRDVSNAALLYRAITAPIAPVMVHASADRVVMENPDLQALLPALTCSAGDPGPTITLGMVYARDERSGATNCSVHRITIKPSSVVIAIYPGGDLQRLIDIHAERGERLSVSVNIGMDPVIYIAAALSKPALGFGDDELGVAGAVRGQGVELVPCFSNAGRFVEHAEIVLEATLGNEMEAESEVGDAHSMPEYLGYYSPCGQVSTLRVSALSHRPGAIYQALSGPGREQSELLGGAQEASILRLLSDWGMSALVKDIVAQPAGGGHLFTVLQVLKSCEADDQRVRHLAQRLLENISSTKNILLLDDDVNPCSAEEVLWAMSTRFRAEMDIHSTRPLPGTPLDPTLSSLYRTGQRNGVAPKSIFDCTVPFALRSRFRRAFA comes from the coding sequence ATGACTGACAACGTTGAAATTCGTGATCTTCGCTCCGCTCTTGGCGTGCTTGAGCGTCAAGGGCAAGCCTTGGAGTACATCGATACACCCATTGATCCGAACCTGGACTTGCTGAGTGACTATCTGGGTGCCTACCGAACGGCGGCCAACTCGGTGATGAGCGCCGAGCAACCTCTGAGGTTGTATCGCAAGCCGCTGACGGGGGTGTTTCCGGTGTTGCTGGGAGTGTTGGGCAGTAGAGCCAACAGCCGGATCTTTCTGGATCCCCAAGGCAGGCAGGGCAGGGATGTCTCCAATGCTGCGTTGTTGTATCGGGCGATCACGGCTCCGATTGCGCCCGTCATGGTGCACGCGTCGGCGGATCGGGTGGTCATGGAAAATCCCGACTTGCAGGCTTTGTTGCCGGCGCTCACGTGTTCGGCCGGTGATCCGGGGCCGACCATTACGCTAGGTATGGTCTATGCCCGCGATGAACGCAGTGGTGCCACCAATTGCTCGGTTCACCGCATCACGATCAAACCTTCTTCGGTCGTTATCGCGATCTATCCGGGAGGAGACCTGCAACGCCTGATCGATATCCATGCCGAACGTGGCGAGCGGTTGTCGGTTTCAGTCAACATCGGCATGGACCCGGTAATCTACATCGCCGCAGCCCTGAGCAAACCCGCGCTCGGATTTGGTGACGACGAGTTGGGGGTGGCGGGGGCGGTCCGGGGGCAAGGGGTCGAGCTTGTCCCCTGCTTTTCCAACGCCGGGCGTTTTGTCGAGCACGCCGAAATTGTCCTGGAGGCGACCCTGGGTAACGAAATGGAAGCCGAATCAGAGGTCGGCGATGCGCACTCGATGCCTGAGTACCTGGGTTACTACTCGCCATGCGGCCAGGTATCGACGCTGCGCGTGAGCGCCTTGAGCCATCGTCCAGGTGCCATCTACCAAGCGCTCTCGGGGCCAGGCAGGGAACAGTCCGAATTATTGGGCGGTGCCCAGGAAGCTTCGATTCTGCGCCTGCTCAGTGATTGGGGGATGAGCGCGTTGGTCAAGGATATCGTGGCCCAACCCGCCGGTGGCGGCCACCTGTTTACCGTGTTGCAGGTTCTCAAGTCCTGCGAAGCGGATGATCAGCGGGTAAGGCACCTCGCGCAGAGACTGCTCGAAAATATCTCCAGCACCAAGAACATCCTGTTGCTGGACGACGACGTCAATCCCTGTTCGGCCGAGGAGGTATTGTGGGCAATGTCCACTCGCTTTCGGGCGGAAATGGATATTCACAGTACTCGACCGTTGCCTGGCACACCGCTCGACCCGACCCTGTCGAGTCTTTACCGCACGGGGCAGCGCAATGGCGTCGCCCCTAAAAGCATCTTCGATTGCACGGTGCCGTTCGCCTTGCGTTCAAGGTTCCGTCGGGCGTTTGCCTGA
- a CDS encoding HAD family hydrolase — protein MHYRTLLIDFDGTLFDTRNAIRKTLEVLASRRGVQPFAPDLIDHVIDQGLTLVEMLGVLLGVGDLPELPVWVADYRQIYNGGLGVAQSVPYPGVEEVVQRLHDAGSELFVVSNKGEVSIMASLEQYRLGSCFRGVVAAVGERAPKPAPASFFEQIKPRMRNADRTQVLVVGDTEIDLGYARNIGVASCWAAYGYGQPQRCEVLAPDFVIRSATDLLRLEDCRGSRMHSSTGS, from the coding sequence ATGCACTATCGCACCCTGCTGATTGATTTCGATGGCACCCTGTTCGATACCCGCAATGCGATCCGCAAAACCCTTGAGGTTCTGGCCAGTCGCCGTGGTGTACAGCCTTTTGCTCCGGACTTGATCGACCATGTGATCGACCAAGGACTCACGTTGGTTGAAATGTTGGGTGTGTTGCTGGGCGTCGGCGATTTGCCTGAGTTGCCGGTGTGGGTCGCCGACTATCGACAGATTTACAACGGGGGGTTGGGCGTCGCCCAAAGCGTGCCTTATCCAGGTGTCGAAGAGGTTGTGCAACGGCTGCATGACGCGGGTAGCGAGCTGTTTGTTGTTTCCAACAAGGGAGAAGTCTCGATCATGGCCAGTCTTGAACAGTATCGTCTGGGTTCCTGCTTTCGCGGGGTAGTGGCTGCTGTCGGCGAACGAGCGCCGAAGCCGGCCCCGGCCAGCTTTTTTGAGCAGATCAAGCCTCGGATGCGTAACGCCGACAGGACACAGGTACTGGTGGTCGGGGACACCGAGATCGATCTTGGGTATGCCCGCAATATTGGCGTAGCGAGTTGCTGGGCCGCTTACGGGTATGGGCAACCGCAGCGCTGCGAGGTGCTGGCGCCGGATTTTGTCATTCGCTCGGCGACTGATCTGCTGCGGTTGGAGGACTGCCGTGGGTCTCGGATGCACTCGAGTACCGGGAGTTAG